The Salmo salar chromosome ssa06, Ssal_v3.1, whole genome shotgun sequence genome window below encodes:
- the LOC106607291 gene encoding probable ATP-dependent RNA helicase DHX58 — protein sequence MADFGLYEYQEEVVQRALRGENVIIWLPTGGGKTRAAVYVAKKHLENNPGAKVAVLVNKVHLVDQHYNKEFKPYLGQDYSLVSISGDCDQKDFFGCEVKNSDLVICTAQILENALTNQEEGKHVELSQFTLLIIDECHHTHKEGVYNKIMGRYVAQKLKGERPLPQILGLTASPGTGGAKSIKGAVEHVLQICANLDSVIVSSKVYAPELKKKVPRPRKRFDIVDRRPQDPFGDHLKFMMQFIHDFMALGPDFPVREFGTQEYEADVVILEKKGVTDRNRLLAQCALHLRQYNDALLINDTVRMVDAFRVLESYYSTKSSTATNGTDFFLLGLYQENEAELEKLAGDARFENPKMGKLQNTLLEQFDQGEHSRGILFSKTRKSTHCLYDWVSNNPALQRAGIRAAILTGAGNGINYMTQNEQKDTIRNFRLGSLNLLISTSVAEEGLDIPECNLVVRYGLLTNEIAQQQASGRARASDSVYSVVAQAGGREVRRELLNECLEDLTGRAIGEVQRMEPREFQMKITDLQTEALLTRQLAEQLKIKKKSRFSAATVQLSCRGCFVLVAFGNDIKVIENAHHVNINPDFERYYKTSGQTPLKTFEDWEPGRVISCAACGRQWGREMVYKEIALLPILAIENFAMETPEGRKLANKWKNIEFTVEEFNFSTYCHNRFPNMFD from the exons ATGGCAGACTTTGGGCTGTATGAGTACCAGGAGGAGGTGGTTCAGAGGGCTCTCCGGGGGGAGAACGTCATCATCTGGCTGCCCACCGGAGGAGGAAAGACACGAGCTGCTGTGTATGTGGCCAAAAAACATCTGGAGAATAACCCTGGAGCTAAGGTGGCTGTGCTGGTCAACAAG GTTCATTTGGTTGACCAACACTACAACAAAGAATTCAAACCCTACCTGGGTCAGGACTATAGCCTGGTGTCTATCAGTGGGGACTGTGACCAGAAGGACTTCTTTGGCTGCGAGGTCAAGAACTCTGACCTGGTCATCTGtacagcacagatactggagAATGCCCTGACCAACCAGGAGGAGGGAAAACATGTTGAGCTCTCAC AGTTCACTCTGCTGATCATTGATGAGTGCCACCACACTCATAAGGAGGGTGTCTACAATAAGATCATGGGGCGCTACGTGGCACAGAAGCTGAAGGGGGAGAGGCCGCTGCCGCAGATCCTGGGCCTCACTGCCTCTCCTGGGACAGGGGGAGCCAAGAGCATCAAAGGAGCTGTGGAGCATGTACTGCag ATTTGTGCCAACCTGGACTCAGTGATCGTGTCGTCCAAAGTGTACGCCCCTGAGCTGAAGAAAAAGGTCCCTAGACCCAGGAAAAGGTTTGACATCGTTGACAGAAGACCTCAG GACCCATTTGGGGATCACCTGAAGTTCATGATGCAGTTTATCCATGACTTCATGGCCTTAGGGCCTGACTTTCCTGTCAGGGAGTTTGGCACGCAGGAGTACGAGGCAGACGTGGTGATTCTGGAGAAGAAGG GTgtaacagacaggaacagactGCTGGCCCAGTGTGCTCTCCACCTGCGTCAGTACAACGACGCCCTGCTCATCAACGACACTGTGCGCATGGTGGATGCCTTTAGGGTCCTTGAGTCCTACTATAGTACCAAGAGCTCCACCGCCACGAATGGAACCGACTTCTTCCTGCTTGGGCTCTACCAGG AGAATGAGGCGGAGCTGGAGAAACTGGCAGGCGATGCCCGGTTTGAAAACCCTAAGATGGGGAAGCTTCAGAACACCCTGCTGGAGCAGTTTGACCAGGGTGAACACTCCAGAGGCATCCTGTTCTCCAAGACCCGTAAAAGCACCCACTGCTTGTATGACTGGGTGTCCAACAACCCAGCACTGCAGCGTGCTGGTATCAGGGCAGCCATTCTGACTGGCGCTGGCAATGGCATCAATTACATGACCCAG AATGAGCAGAAGGACACAATCCGTAACTTCCGCCTGGGCTCCCTCAACCTCCTGATCTCCACCAGCGTAGCCGAGGAGGGCCTGGACATCCCAGAATGCAACCTGGTGGTGCGCTATGGGCTGCTGACCAATGAGATCGCACAACAGCAGGCCAGTGGCCGGGCTCGGGCGAGTGACAGCGTTTACTCTGTGGTGGCCCAGGCGGGGGGGCGGGAGGTGCGTCGGGAACTCCTCAATGAATGTCTGGAGGACTTGACTGGCAGGGCCATCGGCGAAGTGCAGAGGATGGAGCCCAGGGAGTTCCAAATGAAG ATCACTGATCTCCAGACAGAAGCCTTGTTGACCAGGCAGTTGGCAGAACAGTTGAAGATCAAGAAGAAGAGTCGTTTCAGTGCTGCTACGGTTCAGCTCTCGTGTCGAGGCTGTTTTGTGCTCGTGGCCTTCGGCAATGACATTAAAGTCATTGAAAACGCACACCATGTCAACATCAACCCGGACTTTGA GAGGTACTATAAGACCAGTGGGCAGACCCCGCTGAAGACTTTTGAGGACTGGGAGCCAGGCCGTGTGATCAGCTGTGCGGCCTGTGGCAGG CAATGGGGAAGGGAAATGGTATATAAGGAGATTGCCCTGCTGCCCATTCTGGCCATCGAGAACTTTGCCATGGAGACTCCGGAGGGAAGAAAATTAGCCAACAAGTGGAAGAACATTGAGTTTACAGTGGAGGAGTTTAACTTCAGCACGTACTGTCATAACAGATTCCCTAACATGTTCGATTGA